The Mucilaginibacter sp. PAMB04168 genome contains the following window.
GCCAAAGTGAATCTTGTCTTCCGGAGCGAAAGCGAGTTTAGAGATGAGCTTATAAAAATTTACCGCGAACGCGGAACACCGGATTGAGATTAGTTGATAACGGCACATGCAAAGTCTGTTTCAATAGTTAGCTATTGCGAGCCGATTATCAAACTACTTAACCAAAAATACAAAAGGCCTTACATGGAAAGTGTAAGGCCTTTTGTATTTTTGCCCCATGTTAACCCTCCGCCAGCTGTTTTTAGCAAATAACGCTCAAACCACCGATTTTCCGCTTCTACTGGAATTTGAACGTGCGCAAGGAGTTTATCTGTACAATGCAGAGGGCAAACCATACCTGGACCTTATATCGGGCATTGGTGTGAGTAACATTGGCCATGGCAATGCGCAGGTTATTGAGGCTATCAAAAATCAGTTGGATAAATATATGCACCTGATGGTATATGGTGAATACGTACAAACCCCACAGGTACGTTTCGCCGAAAAGCTTACCTCCCTCCTGCCCGGAAGTTTGCAGTCGGTATATTTTACCAACTCTGGAGCCGAAGCCATTGAGGGCGCCATGAAACTGGCTAAACGCTATACTGGCCGAAACCAGATCATTGCCTGCCATTACGCTTACCACGGCAGTACGCAAGGTGCACTGAGCATAATGGGTAACGAGGATTTTAAACAAGCCTACAGGCCCCTACTGCCCGGCATACAATTTATTAATTTCAATAGCCTTAACGATCTGGATCTCATTACCAGTGAGACAGCCTGCGTGGTGATGGAGACCATACAGGGCGAGGCAGGCATACGCGTACCTGAGGCAGCATACATGCTGGCCCTGCGTAACCGCTGCACCAAAACAGGCACGCTACTGATACTCGATGAAAACCAAACAGCCTTTGGCCGTACCGGAAAGCTGTTTGCTTTTGAGCATTTTGGCATCGTACCCGACGTTCTGGTGCTTGGCAAGGCCTTGGGCGGCGGAATGCCGCTGGGCGCTTTCATTGCCTCGAATGAAGTAATGGGAGCCCTGAAAAATAATCCTATTCTGGGGCATATCACCACATTTGGCGGGCACCCGGTGTGCTGTGCATCCGGACTGGCATCTTTAGAGGTTTTATTAAATGAAAACCTGATTGAACAAGTTGCCGCCAAAGAAGCGCTGTTTAAACAATTACTGGTA
Protein-coding sequences here:
- a CDS encoding aspartate aminotransferase family protein, whose amino-acid sequence is MLTLRQLFLANNAQTTDFPLLLEFERAQGVYLYNAEGKPYLDLISGIGVSNIGHGNAQVIEAIKNQLDKYMHLMVYGEYVQTPQVRFAEKLTSLLPGSLQSVYFTNSGAEAIEGAMKLAKRYTGRNQIIACHYAYHGSTQGALSIMGNEDFKQAYRPLLPGIQFINFNSLNDLDLITSETACVVMETIQGEAGIRVPEAAYMLALRNRCTKTGTLLILDENQTAFGRTGKLFAFEHFGIVPDVLVLGKALGGGMPLGAFIASNEVMGALKNNPILGHITTFGGHPVCCASGLASLEVLLNENLIEQVAAKEALFKQLLVHPAIKQIRGKGLMLAAELDSFELNKAIIDHCVEQGIIIDWFLHCSNSMRIAPPLIITSEQIKEACATIIQAINIFAV